The genomic stretch TATAAGGTCCATCCGTCTACTCGTCAAGAGTTGATAATGAATTTCAACACCCTGGATCGTTTTTCTCCACCCCGACGATGCTGGACGATACCTTTATCTCTTTAGGCCTTACACCCCTTCCCCTCACTACGTTTATAAGGCCTCTGGAGGAGAGATGCCCCATATCGAAAGCCGGCCAAGGCAGACGGGGAACCATCAGAGAGGCCAAAATAGAGCGATCCCCACACAGCAAGACCCCCTCAGCCAGCTCACCCGGAGACGGAAGACTCCCATCCCACAGGATCAGCCCTTTCTCCTTTCCAATAGAGGAAAGTCTCTCCAGAAAGGGGAAAAAAGGACGATCTCCACCTCTATAGGAGATAGGACGTCCGTCGGCTAAAGAGAGGACTTTTCGGGAGATCGCTTCCTCGTCCAGAAGGACCCTCATGGAGGGGTCGCCCTCCCCATTACCGACGATCACGGAAGGGATGCCGTCCTCGTCGGATGGGAGAGGCGCGTCCGATGCCCATATGACTCCGTCCACCTTTCTATCCAACAACCTCTGATATGCGGACCTGGACGAGGCATCCAGGTCGTTGGCCTCTTTTACCAGCATCTCCATGCGATGCCTGGCCAGGACCCTCTCAACTCCGGAGAGGAAGGATCCCACCCAGCTCTCTCCCAGGTCGCGCAGGACCACCCCGATAACATCGGTTCTCTGACTGGAAAGTCCTCTGGCAACCGTATCTATCCGATAGCCAAGTTTTTTTGCAGCTTCCCAGACTTTTTCTCTTGTAGCCAAAGATATTCTGGGGTCGCCTTTAAGCGCCCTGCTAACCGTTGCCTTGTTGACCTGCGTCTCTCTGGCGACATCGGCCATAGTAACCTTAGCCATAGGCTCACTCCCTCAGGGAACGATCAAGACCTTCTGTCCCGGTCTGACTACTTTCTTTATCCTCAATAGATCCTCGTTCTTCATCCTTATGCAACCGTGGCTGGCGTCGGTGCCGATCTCCGACAGATGTCCCTCGTCGGTGCCGTGGATACCTATCCCGCTCCACGGCGGGGTCTTGAGCCTTATAAACCAGGGCCCGTACCCTACTGTATCGCCGGTTTTTTTATCCCTATAGGGCTGCCAGTAAGACGCATCGTGGACGCCCTGGACGGGAAAAAGTCCTTCGGGAGTCCTCATATCCCCGACCTTACGCTTTTGACCGGAGTTCCTACCGGTAGCTACGGGCCAGCATCCAAAAAGACACCTGGCCTCCTCGTCCACTCCGAAGAGAAGATGAGCCCCTTTGTGGCAGATCCACATAACATGGCCAGATGGAACGCAGTCCTTCGAGAGAACGACCTCCGATGCCCAGGGGATATAAGTCGACAGAGACGGCTCAAGCCTCTTCCAATATGAGAACCCATCGATATCGGAAGCCCAGGACGGAGAAAATAAGATGAACGTCAGGAGACAGACCAGGAGGCTAAAGGTTCGGCACATCCTCAGTCCTCGAAAAGACTGCCGCCGATGAACTCCCTTATGATGGACTCGTTGGGAACCGTATCGGACGGAAGAGGGGGGACGAACCGCAGCAGGGACAACAACCTCCTGGCCTCTCCGAAAACGGGAGAGCCCTCGGGAACCGTCTGTAAAAGCGGCTCCAGATAGCCTTTCAACACCGGCAGCTCGTAAAGAAGGGCGGAGTTGAACATCACGTCCGAGTGCTTCTGATACGGAAAGATATACTTCTGAGCCCCTCTTATGACCGACGGCCACCTCTTTAGAGTGGCCTCCGGTCCGTGTCCTCTGGTCCTGTGGTCCCTTATCATCCTCCGGAAAAGGCGATTATCCGTCGTGCTCGTCCTGTTCTGTCTGTCGAGGCTCACCCCTGTCAGGGGAGACACGAAGATACGGAACTTCTTGTCCTGGGGCACGGACTGGGTAACCTGATCGTTCAATCCGTGGATGCCCTCTATTATGAGGATGTCGTCCTCATCCAGTTTCAAGTAACGACCTTCCTTACGGGTTCCGGTGAGAAAATCGAAATGAGGAAGCTGTACCGACTCCCCCTCTATGAGAGACTTCAGTTGCTGATTCAACAACTCGAGGTCCAGTGCCTCCAGGGCCTCGAAATCGTAGTCGCCCTTCTCATCTCTAGGTGTCCTGTCCCTGTCGACGAAATAGTCGTCCAGAGACACCGTCACCGGTCTCTTTCCACAGACCTGAAGCTGTATCTTAAGCCTTTTAGACAGGGTGGTCTTGCCCGACGCGGATGGACCGGCTATACAGACGACCCTTGCATTTCTTTTCACCACGTCGTAGGCCAAGTTGCTCAACCTCTGGGAGTGGAAGGCCTCGGATATGAGTATCAGTTCCTGCCCCCTTCCAGCGGCTATGGCGTCGTGAAGGTTTACCATTGTGCTTATCCCCATCGTCCTGAGCCAGTTAGCGTATTCTAGAAACACGCCGGACAGCTTTCTGGATGCCTGAAAAGGGGGCAAGGACGTGGGATAGGCGACAGTGGGGAACTGAAGCACCATCCCCGGCGGAAGAAGTTTAAGGTCCCAATTCTTGAGATATCCCGTGGACGGGACCAGAGGGCAATAGAAAAAACCGTACATGTCGAGACAACGGTAGACCTCTATGGGATCCATGTAGACCCTGGAGAAAAGCCGCCCCTTTTCCGGGTTCCCCTGTCTCTCGAATATTCGACAGGCCTTATCTAGCGAGACTACCTCCCTGGTTATCGGAATATCCATGTCGACCAGGTCCTTCATCGTCTCTACGATAGACGCCAGGTCCTCCTCGGTTATATCATCGTCCTCCAGTTCCCAAAAGTGCCCTTCCGAGATCGAATGACGGATAAAAATAGGTTTGCCCAGAGCCTTCCTCGAGGCCAGGACCAGCAGAAAACCCAGAGAACTCCTGTAGACCATGGTCCCCTCGAAGGAATAGGTATCGACGAACTCGACGTCTGCGTCTCCGTCGACGACCCACTCGAGAGGGCGAAGATAGTTGTTTACCCGCCAGGCGACTATGTTCCTGTTTTTGTATAGTCCGGTGGAAGCCAACACTCCCTGACCCGACAACGGCATCTCACAGTGTATATCGGAAAAACCCTTGATCCGAATGATAAACGACATATTCTGGATCTCCTCCTGACTGTAGAACGGTACGCCCGAGGTAGGGCGACTCTCTTAAAGACAACCATATCCGAATCCGAGACGATATTTTCCGATTATAACCTAAAGAGACGCCACAGCAGTGCCGGACAACAGGACGAAAAGCTCCACGAACTCGCAGATACAACCGTAGCTGTCTCCCGTAAGCCCACCAAGGTAAGAGGAGATCCTACATCCCACGGACCACATCGTCAATCCCGCACCGCCCATGACGGCCAGCCCCATCCATCCCGTGAGGGCGACAACCGGAACGAAAGCCAAGGACGAGGCGAACATAACCTCGGTAATTCCGCAATAGGACTTGAAACGGCGGCCCATACCGTTTTTTCGGGCGGTAGAAAAACCTGCGACGGCCAGGACCATAGACCACCTGGAGAGGACGGGAGCCACGAAGATCCATTCTGATAGTTCGGTCCCCATAGACGACAGAACGGCCAGCTTCAACGTAAGGAGGCAAAAGATCGCCACAGCACCGAAGGTCCCTATTCGACTGTCCTTCATGATCTCCAGGGCCCTCTCCTTGGTGACACCGCCGCCTAGTCCATCGAACGTATCGGCCAGGCCGTCCAGATGCAGCCCTCTGGTCAAGGCGGCCCACATCGCCAGGGTGGAGGCTCCTGCCACATGGGCACCCCATACAGATGAGGAGATACGGAAGACACACCATAGGATCACGCCTATAACGGCACCTACCAGAGGGAACCATCTCGTAGCGTGGCCTAGGTCCTCCTCCGTCATAATCCTTTTCAGCGAAACCGGGATACAGGTCAGAAAAGACAGGGCCAACAGGAACCTCAAGACGTCGCCTCCTTGATGATCTGGGGGATACCGGCGATCATAAGATAGACGCTATCGGCCTCCTTTGCGATCCTCTGATTAGCCCATCCCGCAATATCCCGAAAGATCCTACCCAGAGGATAGGGAGGCACCAACCCCTGCCCCACCTCGTTCGAGACCAGAACGGCGGAAAGCTCCCTCCGTCTAAAGACCGCCAACATACGGTCCACCTCTCTCAGAACGAACTGCTCCACCGACCTTTCGTCCTCCATAGAGATACCGTCCCATTCGGTTCTATGAGAAAACATGAGGTTGGTGACCATCATTGTAACGCAGTCCAAAAGGACTATACTTCTCGACGGAATTGCCTCAAGCGTTCCCACCAAGTCGTTTTGGGCCTCCAGGGTCTTCCATCTATCCGGACGATCCGCCCTGTGACGGGCGACCCGACGAGCCATCTCATCGTCCTCTATCCCGGCGGTGGCTACATAAAAAACGGAAGTTCGAAGACTATGTCTTTCCTGGTCGGATACCAAGCTCTGGGCAAATCCGCTTTTACCGCTTCTAGCTCCTCCCAACACCAAAACTATATTTCCCATGTTCAGCCGAAAGTCTCCTCTCCGAGCAAAAAAGACGATATCTCCTTCAGGAGCAGATCGTCCATATCGACGGTCTTTATACCTATCCTGAAATAATTCTCCAAACCAAAGGAAGCGCAGTCCCGAAGCTGTATCCTCTTACTCCATAGGTACGTCTTTAGCTCGGACCAACGACGATGACGACAGAGCAGGAAGTTACCCTCCCCGGAGATCACCGTTACACCAATCCGTTTCAGACCATCGGATAGCCTCTTCTTCTCAATCCTCAAAAGCTCCCACTGTCGTTCGTAATGCTCCCGGTTCTCCAGAAGAGCTACCCCCACAGCCTGGGCCTGGGCCCCCACGCTCCAGTCAGGCTGAACCTTCTCCATAGCCGATATGGAATCCGAGGAACCCAGGGCATACCCCAGCCTGACGCCCGGCAAACCGTAGTCCTTAGTCATGGATCTCAGTATGAGGAGCCTGCCTGTGTCGAGAAGATCCTCCAAATCAGGAGGAGTCTCCATGAAATTGCGATAGGCTTCGTCGAGGACGACCATGGTCGGACCGACTTTACATATATCCAGGATGGACTCGATCTGCGACCTTGAAAGGGCGTATCCCGTCGGGTTATTGGGAGAACAGATCCATAGCACCTCAGGAGGTTCGGTTCGGATTCTGTCGTGAAGCGAACGGCTGAAACCGGAGGAATCACCTGTCATGAAATCTCCGAAATCCCAACGAGAGACCGAGGCCCCCAGGGCGGAAGCCGCCTGAATATATTCGCCGTAGGCCGGAACCACGACAGAGGTCTTCCTGCCGGATCTCAAATATGCCATAGACACCAGCCATATCGCTTGAGAGGCTCCGTTGGTTACCAGAACCCTGGAGCTATCAACCCCGTGAAGATCGGATAGTCTTTCCCTCAGCTTCCAGGCAGACCTGTCGGGATAGATATCCAACTCGGCGGAACGAGACGCTTTCAAAACATCCTCGTGAGGTGACAGGGGATTGATCGAAACGCTGAAATCGAGGATATCATCGACGTCCAACCCCATGGAGTCCAGCTTCTCACGGTCCATTCCGCCGTGAACCACCGGCCCTAATCCGTCGAAATCCGATACCGGTCTAGGAATCACGACGCACCTGCACATATCCACATAAAAAATGAGGCTAAAGCGAGACCTTGAGCTACCATGAGAATGGACATCGCCTTTCTAAGGTCCTTCGACACGGGCCTTCTTCCCGAAAGATTCAAACGATACACCCCTCTTTTATCCAAGACGACCGACAGAACTCCTGCCATGGCGGCCATGGGCCAACCGGCATTAGGACTACTGGTCCTACCGTGATCCCTTAAGGCCGAGATCGCGCCCCCCCTCCAGTCTGCTCCTAGGCTAGCGGCTCCAGCCAGAATCAGGACAGAAGCCAGCCTGGCGGGGATCCAGTTCAGGACATCGTCCAACCTAGCGGCGAACTTGCCCCCCGCCTCGAAATCCCCTCCCCGGTATCCCAGCATCGAGTCACAGGTATTTACGAAGCGGTAGACTAAAGCCCCTGGAAGTCCAAAAAGAGCGAAGAAAAAGATAGGGGCGACCAAACCGTCGCCGAAGTTCTCCGCCAGCGATTCGATCGCGGCCCCTGCTACCTCGGAGGAAGAAAGTTTAGAGGTGTCTCTGCTAACCAGATGATATCCCAGAAGGTGCCTGCCCCGGTTTAAATCGCCGGATTTCAGGGCCCCTTCGATCGATCCTCCCGCCTCCAGCAGACCGCTAAGGGAGAAAGTCCCCTTCAGGAACCAGACGGAAATAGGCAGGGAAAAAGCGAGAGGCAGACGAGACACAGCCGATGCCGCAACCAGAACCAAAGAAACACCGGACAAGACTATGAGACAACCGTAAGGGAACAGACCTCTTTCAGGTCTCTTTCGCCAGAGGAAATCGACGAAAGATCCCATCCAGCACACCGGATGAACGGCGTTTGAAGGCTCTCCCAGGAAGAGATCCCACAAGACGGCCACTGTCAGCGATATGAGATCGAAGGTCATCCGGCTACCTCCAATACATGAACCCCTCCTGGGACCATCTTGGCAAGCCTAGGAGACCCAACTTCGTCGGGCCAAGGCAACTCAGCCCACCGGGGATCCACATCCGGAGGATACAGCACACCACAGATGGACCCGCTATGGGCGACGGTCACACCCAAGGCTCCATCTGATAAAGCCACTTCTATAAGTTCCTCCAGACAGGGCTTGAACAAAACACCCTGGTTCGCTCTGGCACTGGCGGTAACGGCCCTGCCCAAAGCGATCCAGTCATCTCTCATCAATGCACCTATCAGATCGTGAAGTATCCCGTCGTAGTCGACGCCCTCTACGGGATGGGCCCGTCGGTTGAACTC from Dethiosulfovibrio faecalis encodes the following:
- a CDS encoding LacI family DNA-binding transcriptional regulator, whose amino-acid sequence is MAKVTMADVARETQVNKATVSRALKGDPRISLATREKVWEAAKKLGYRIDTVARGLSSQRTDVIGVVLRDLGESWVGSFLSGVERVLARHRMEMLVKEANDLDASSRSAYQRLLDRKVDGVIWASDAPLPSDEDGIPSVIVGNGEGDPSMRVLLDEEAISRKVLSLADGRPISYRGGDRPFFPFLERLSSIGKEKGLILWDGSLPSPGELAEGVLLCGDRSILASLMVPRLPWPAFDMGHLSSRGLINVVRGRGVRPKEIKVSSSIVGVEKNDPGC
- a CDS encoding L,D-transpeptidase is translated as MWICHKGAHLLFGVDEEARCLFGCWPVATGRNSGQKRKVGDMRTPEGLFPVQGVHDASYWQPYRDKKTGDTVGYGPWFIRLKTPPWSGIGIHGTDEGHLSEIGTDASHGCIRMKNEDLLRIKKVVRPGQKVLIVP
- a CDS encoding nucleoside kinase, producing MSFIIRIKGFSDIHCEMPLSGQGVLASTGLYKNRNIVAWRVNNYLRPLEWVVDGDADVEFVDTYSFEGTMVYRSSLGFLLVLASRKALGKPIFIRHSISEGHFWELEDDDITEEDLASIVETMKDLVDMDIPITREVVSLDKACRIFERQGNPEKGRLFSRVYMDPIEVYRCLDMYGFFYCPLVPSTGYLKNWDLKLLPPGMVLQFPTVAYPTSLPPFQASRKLSGVFLEYANWLRTMGISTMVNLHDAIAAGRGQELILISEAFHSQRLSNLAYDVVKRNARVVCIAGPSASGKTTLSKRLKIQLQVCGKRPVTVSLDDYFVDRDRTPRDEKGDYDFEALEALDLELLNQQLKSLIEGESVQLPHFDFLTGTRKEGRYLKLDEDDILIIEGIHGLNDQVTQSVPQDKKFRIFVSPLTGVSLDRQNRTSTTDNRLFRRMIRDHRTRGHGPEATLKRWPSVIRGAQKYIFPYQKHSDVMFNSALLYELPVLKGYLEPLLQTVPEGSPVFGEARRLLSLLRFVPPLPSDTVPNESIIREFIGGSLFED
- the cobS gene encoding adenosylcobinamide-GDP ribazoletransferase — translated: MRFLLALSFLTCIPVSLKRIMTEEDLGHATRWFPLVGAVIGVILWCVFRISSSVWGAHVAGASTLAMWAALTRGLHLDGLADTFDGLGGGVTKERALEIMKDSRIGTFGAVAIFCLLTLKLAVLSSMGTELSEWIFVAPVLSRWSMVLAVAGFSTARKNGMGRRFKSYCGITEVMFASSLAFVPVVALTGWMGLAVMGGAGLTMWSVGCRISSYLGGLTGDSYGCICEFVELFVLLSGTAVASL
- the cobU gene encoding bifunctional adenosylcobinamide kinase/adenosylcobinamide-phosphate guanylyltransferase, coding for MGNIVLVLGGARSGKSGFAQSLVSDQERHSLRTSVFYVATAGIEDDEMARRVARHRADRPDRWKTLEAQNDLVGTLEAIPSRSIVLLDCVTMMVTNLMFSHRTEWDGISMEDERSVEQFVLREVDRMLAVFRRRELSAVLVSNEVGQGLVPPYPLGRIFRDIAGWANQRIAKEADSVYLMIAGIPQIIKEATS
- a CDS encoding pyridoxal phosphate-dependent aminotransferase: MIPRPVSDFDGLGPVVHGGMDREKLDSMGLDVDDILDFSVSINPLSPHEDVLKASRSAELDIYPDRSAWKLRERLSDLHGVDSSRVLVTNGASQAIWLVSMAYLRSGRKTSVVVPAYGEYIQAASALGASVSRWDFGDFMTGDSSGFSRSLHDRIRTEPPEVLWICSPNNPTGYALSRSQIESILDICKVGPTMVVLDEAYRNFMETPPDLEDLLDTGRLLILRSMTKDYGLPGVRLGYALGSSDSISAMEKVQPDWSVGAQAQAVGVALLENREHYERQWELLRIEKKRLSDGLKRIGVTVISGEGNFLLCRHRRWSELKTYLWSKRIQLRDCASFGLENYFRIGIKTVDMDDLLLKEISSFLLGEETFG
- the cbiB gene encoding adenosylcobinamide-phosphate synthase CbiB, producing the protein MTFDLISLTVAVLWDLFLGEPSNAVHPVCWMGSFVDFLWRKRPERGLFPYGCLIVLSGVSLVLVAASAVSRLPLAFSLPISVWFLKGTFSLSGLLEAGGSIEGALKSGDLNRGRHLLGYHLVSRDTSKLSSSEVAGAAIESLAENFGDGLVAPIFFFALFGLPGALVYRFVNTCDSMLGYRGGDFEAGGKFAARLDDVLNWIPARLASVLILAGAASLGADWRGGAISALRDHGRTSSPNAGWPMAAMAGVLSVVLDKRGVYRLNLSGRRPVSKDLRKAMSILMVAQGLALASFFMWICAGAS